A stretch of DNA from Deinococcus aestuarii:
AGGTCTCGGGGTACACCCCGGTCCGCCGCTTGAACTGCTGACGGTTCATCTTTAGTGCCCGGTCCAGTCGCTCGTGTCCCACCCTGCCAGCTTAACCACCCACTTTCGCAGGAGGTCTAATGTTGGAGCGGGAGGCGCTTGAGGCTGTTCGTCAAATCCTGGGCAGGATTCGGACCTCCACAGTTCGGCCTAAAGTTTTCGTGTTGCCTTGGTCACTTCTTGGTCAGTGGGGTTTTGAGGCGGGGATTCGCGCCCAGCTCCCTCCTACGCAAGCGAGCTTTCCCGAGGTCCTTATCAGTCAAGTGTGTACGATCAGCAGCGGTGGAACTCCGCCGCGGTATCGGAAAGATTATTTCGGCGGGCCGATACCCTGGGTCAAGACCACCGAGGTCAGGGATGCGGTTATTGAAGGAACTGAGGAGACTTTGACCGAAGCAGGACTTCAGAGCAGCAGTGCTCGGGTCTACCCTCAAGGAAGTCTGATCGTTGCAATGTACGGTCAGGGTGCCACACGGGGCCGCACTGCGAAGCTCGGAATCGAAGCCGCAACAAATCAGGCATGTGCCGTACTGACCAACTTTGACTCCCGCATCGAGCCTGATTACTTATGGGTCTACTTGATGAGCGAGTACGAACACCTGCGCGCACTTGCAAGCGGCAACAACCAACCCAACCTGAATGCTGGGATGATCGCCACTTATCCTCTCCCCCTCCCACCGCTCGATGTTCAGCGGGAGCTGGTGGCGCGGGTGGCAGAGGCAAGGGCAGAGGCGGGACGGCTGCGCAAAGAGGCACGTCGGCTGCGCGAGGAGACGCGGGCGGAGGTGGAGGCCATGATTCTCGGTACGGGGTTGGCGGCGACGGCAGACTCCTGATCTCGGTTTTTCCAGGGATGAGGCCACGCACGGCCGAGGCAGGCAGTGCTTGACCCTGGTACCCTTTCCTTTGGTGCGGGACTCATCGCGTTCATCTCCGTTTCGCGGCGCCTCACCCCGCGTGGGCGGTCTCCCGGGTCCGTGGGGGCACGTCCATCAAGGCGACGACCAGGGCGTGCGGGAGGGTGAGGGCGGCGATCAGGGCGAGGTAGAGCGCGGTGAAGGTCTCGACCGACGCCACCCGCGGCGCCGCCCACAGGTACAGCCCCCCCAGCATCCCGAGCGCGGCGAGCGTGATGGGTAGCAGGTCTGCGGCCAGACGCGGGGCCCCACGGCGGGAGGGGTGTCGCGCCTGCCCCGTTCCCAGCGCGAGCAGCCGCCCGAGGTGACGCCACGCGTGCCACAGGGTGAAATACACCCCGATGCTCAGCGGCGCGGGCACGGTCAGGAACAGGAGGAGGAGCAGCGCCGCCTCCGCCAGTTCCAGGGCACGGCGCCCGGGCGAGGCGGCCCGCAGCGTGTCGAGGGCGTAGAGGGCCAGCAGTCCGGCCAGCCCGAGGGTGAGGAGCGTCCGCACGTCGGGCGGGAGGAGCGCGGCCACTTCGACCTGCCCCCCGAAGGCCAGGGCCGCCCCGCGCGCCAGCCGCTCGAAGTCCCCCGTGAACGCCAGCAGCGGCACCAGGATCGGGAGGCTGCCCCGGGCCAGGAGCGCCAGCGGGGCACTCCAGCGCGCCGGGCGCCGCCGCCCCAGCCCCGCCTCCAGGAAGTGCAGGTCGCCCTGCCCCCAGTGCAGCGCCGAGACCAGCAGGAAGACCCACAGGGCGGGCAGGGGGGCGAACCTCCACGCGAGCAGGTACAGACCGGCCAGGGCGGCGTACAGGACGCAGTACAGCACGACCCAGCGGGGCCGCCTGCCCCACGCCCAGCCCAGCCGCCCGGGGACGAGGTGGTCGAGGGCCCCGTGGGGCAGGCCGAACAGGACCACGCTGAGGAGCAGGGGCACGAAGATGAAACGCTCCAGCAGGTGCGGGGCGGTCCACCAGCCGAGCAGCAGCGCGCCCACGGCGGCCCACGGCAGCGTGACGAGGGCCAGCGGGACGGACGCGGGACGTGCTCCGGCGACGGGCGTGGCGCGGGGTTCGAGGATGTTCAACATGAGGCCCTCCTTCGTCATGGGCCGGGCGTTGGCGGCGGGCGGCGGGACCGCCGGGCACGGGGGGCGAGAAGCCCGCGCCCAGGTCGGGTGTTCGGGTGGAGAAGGGGCGAGGGTGGGCGGCGGGGTGTGCAGGAGGCAGTGACACGCCCTTCCTAGCAGACGGCAACTGACTAACTTCTTTTCCTGCCACCTGTGCTGTACTGGGCCGCATGACCGGTTCCGAGCAACGTTCCGTCGCCATCGTGGGCGGCAGCGGGTACGCGGGCGGCGAGTTCCTGCGGCTCGCGCTGGGGCACCCGCACCTCAAGGTCACGCAGGTGACGAGCGAGCGCAGCGCGGGGCAGCCCGTCTCGCTCGTCCACCCCAACCTGCGGGGCCGCACGAATTTGAAGTTCCGCAAGGCGGCCGAGTTGGAGGAGGCCGACATCATCGTGCTCGCCCTGCCACACGGGAGCGCGGCGGGGCGCATCGGGGAGTTCGAGGGCAAGGGGCGGGTGGTCGTGGACCTCTCCGCCGACTTCCGCCTCAAGGACCCGGAGGTGTACCGGGCGACCTACGGGGAGGACCACCCGACGCCGGAGAAACTGGGCGAGTGGGTCTACGGCAACCCGGAGCTGCACCGCGAGGAGCTGCGCGGCGCGACCCGCATCGCCTGCGCGGGGTGCTTCGCCACCGGGGTGATCCTGGCGCTGTATCCGCTGCTCAAGCTGGGGGTGCTGCTGCCCAGAGACATCATCGCCACCGGGCTCGTTGGGTCGAGCGCGGCGGGGGCGAGCGCCACGGAGGCCAGCCACCACCCCGAGCGGGCGGGGAGCCTGCGGGTGTACAAGCCGGTCGGGCACCGCCACACCGCCGAGGTGCAGCAGGAGCTTCCCGGCAACTTCCCCATCCACCTCACGGCGATCAGCACGCCGCGGGTGCGGGGCATCCTCTCGACGGTCCAGGCGTGGATTCCCGACGGCTACTCGGACCGGGACGTGTGGAGCGCCTACCGCGAGGTGTACGGCGCAGAGCCCTTCATCCGCATCGTAAAGGTCGCCAGGGGCATCCACCGCTACCCCGACCCCATGCTCCTCGACGGCACCAACTACTGCGACCTGGGCTTCGAGATGGACGTGGACTCGGGCCGCGTGGTGCTGATGAGCGCCATCGACAACCTCGTCAAGGGCACGGCGGGGCACGCCATCCAGAGCCTCAACGTCGCCCACGGCTGGGAGGAGACGACCGGGCTGGAGTTCGCGGGGCTGCACCCGGCCTGAGCGTCGGTGTTTCAGGCGCGGGGGGTGGCTTCGTTCGGTCCTCCCGCCGGACCGCTGCTCTAGCCTGGAGGGGATGAGCGCCTCCCCCCGCCTGCTGCTGATTCCTCCCGATACACGCCCCCCGACGCTCGACCTCCCCGCGGGGCTGGCCCGCATGACGGGGGCCGAAGTCCGTGTGCCGCCCACGGAGGCCCTGCCGCACTTCTTCACGCCGGGGGACACGGACCGGCTGCGCGAGTGGCTGCTGGACGAGGCCGGGCACGCCGACGTCCTCGTCGTCTGCCTGGAGACGCTGTGCCTCGGCGGCATGATCCCGGCACGGCGGGTGTCGGACCCGCTGGACCTCGCACTGGAGCGGCTGGGGGCGTTGCGGGAGGCGAGGCGGCTCAATCCGGGCCTGCGCGTCTCCGCCTTCGGGGTGATCGTGCGGGTGGCGCACGACAACGACCCGCACGAGGAAAAGCCCTACTACGGCGAGTGGGGGCGCGAATTGCGGGCGTACAGTGGCGCCTTCGACCGCCACGCGCGGCACGGGGAGGGGGAACGGGCGGCCCTGGAGGCGGCGCGTTCAGCCGTCCCGGCGGACGTGCTCGCCGACTGGGTGGGCACCCGCGAGCGGAACCGGGCGCTGCACCTCGCCGCGCTCGACCTGCTCGCTCAGGGCACGCTGACCCACCTGTGCCTCACGCTGGACGACACCACCCCCTACGGCCTGGCCGCCCTCGACCGCCGGATGCTGGAGGCGCGGGCGGATGAACTGGGCGTCTGGGACCGTCTGGACGTGTACCCCGGCGCGGACGAGGTGCCGTGTGCGCTGGTGGCCCGGGCGCTGAGGCCGGAGAGGGCGCGGGCCTGGGTGCGCTACAGCGGGACCCTGGGTGCAGGCGCGGAACTGCTCTACGAGGACCGCCCGGCCGGGGAACTCGTGCGGGCGCACCTGCGGGCGGCGGGGTGCGTTCCAGCGGACAGCCCGGCTGAGGCCGACTTCATCCTCGCGGTGAACACGCCGGGCACGCGGCAGGCGAGCTTCCAGCCCGACTTCACGGGCGTGGACACGCCGCACCGCCACCTCCCCGCCTTCGTGGACGGGCTGCGGGACGATCTGGCGGCGGGCCGGGCGGTAAGCCTCGCCGACATTGCCTACCCCAACGGGGCGGAGCGGCGGCTGTGGACGCTGATCCAGGACCTCCCCCTCGCCCGGCTGGCGGGCTACGGCGCGTGGAACACGGCGGGCAACACGCTGGGGAGTGCGGTCGCCTTCGGCAAACTCGCCCCCCTGGTGGGGGACCGGGCGGCGCACACGGAGGCCCTCTTCTCCCGGATGGTGGACGACGCGCTGTATCAGGCGTTCGCGCGGACCGAGATCCGTGCCCGGCTGGACAACCCCAGCCCCTTCGACCTGGGCGAACAGAGAGACGCGGCGGAGGCACACCTGCGGGAGATCGTCACGCCGCGCGTCCGGGCGCTGTGGGAGCGGCACTTCGCGGGGACGGGGCTGAGCCTGGAGGTCGGGGAGGCGCACCTGGCCTGGCCCCGGCTGTTCACGGGCGTGTTCCCGCTCTCCGTGCGCGCCGCCGAGGAGCAGGATTGGGCGGTGCGGGAGGGCTAAACCCCGTTGCGGGACTGCGGTGACACCACGTTCTCGGGGCCGGGACGCGGTGCAGTGGGACGCCGGAACACCGCGATCAGGAGGAGCACCCAGGCGGCCGCGTGCAGGAGGGTGCTCGCCACCCCGGTGACGGCGTAGACCACACCCATCTGGGTGGCGGTCAGCGCCTGCCGGACCGCCACGAACGGGAGAAGCGCGCTCACCAGGGTCCCCGCGACGCCGAGCACCAGGAACAGCACGAGGGCGGCCAGCATCAGGCCGTAGCGGGCGGGGGCCTCGTCTCGGCGCCCCGCGGCGAGGACGATCCCCACCACAAGGACGATCCACACCGGGGAGGCGACGGCCAGTTGGATCAGGAGACTGACCCAGGATGAACGCTCCATTGAAACCTCTTCTCTCGGGAGGGCGAAAAACGGCGCCGGGACGATCCGCCCAGGGCGTGGGCCCAGCCTATCAAGTGGCCCGCGCGCACCCCGCCTCCCCTCCTGTGCGGGCGCGCGAACGGGGAGAATGGTCGCGTGACCTCCCTGCAAGACGGTGCCGCCCCACCCCTCCTCGCCCTCGACATCGGGGGCACGTCCATCCGCGCCGCGCTGATCGAGGACGGGCGGGTCACCGGACGGCACGAGACCCATACGCCGAAGCCCGCCTTCCCGGACGCCGTGATCGCCGCCGCGCTCGGCCTCGCCGCGCCCCTCGTCCCGCAAGCCTCGGCCCTCGGTGTGGCCTGCGCGGGGGCAACCGCCGGGGGACGGGTGACCGCCACCGCCGCCCACACCTTCCCCAGCTGGACCGACATTCCCCTCGCCGAACGGTTGGGAACTGGCCTCGGTCTCCCCTGCGCGGTCCTGAACGACGCCCGCGCCGCCGCCTGGGGCGAGTTCGCCGCCGGGGCGGGCCGCGGGGCGGGCGAGTTCATGTTCATCACCGTCAGCACGGGAGTGGGGGCGGGCCTCGTGCTGGGCGGGCGGCTGCACCTCGCCGCAAACGGGCTGGACGCCGAGCTGGGCTTCGTCTCCGTACCTGCCGCGTGGTCACCCGGAATGGAAGTCCCGGCGCTGGGTCCCCTCGGCCCGCTGGAGTTCGAGACGAGCGGCACGGCGCTGAACGAGCGGGCCCGCTTGCTCGGCCACCCGGATGCCCGCGCCCTGTGTGACGCCGCCGAGGCCGGGGACGCCGTGGCCGACACCGCCTACACTCACTCCGCCGCCCGCATCGCCTGGAAGATCGCCGACGTGGCCGCGCTGCTGGGGGTGACTCGGGTAGCTCTGGGCGGCAGCGTGGGCCTGCGCCCCGGGTATCTCGCCCGCGTGCAGGAAGCCCTCGCCCACTTCCCCGCCCGCTACCGCCCCGAGGTCGTCCACGCCGAGCTGGGGGCGGACGCGGGGCTGATCGGCGCGGCGCTGTGGGCCCGGGGGCAGGGTTAGTCGCGGCGGCTCAGGAACTCGTCGCGGTTGTGCCGGGCCACCCAGGCCGAGACGGAGGTGGCGAGCAGCAGCCACAGGACCCGCGGCAGGATCAGCAGACCCGCCCGGCGGTCCACCCTCAGGCTGTAGACGAGGCTTCCGACCCCCACGGTGAGGCCCGCCGCCGTGTCCGCGGCCCCCAGCACCGGGCTCCTCAACCCGAAATACAGGGTGTTGAAGGCCGCGAACAGCACCCAGCCGCCGCCTTCGAGCGCGTAAACCCGGCGGTGGTCCCCGGTCTGCTCCGGATCGTTGGCGATCCGTGCCAGGGCCATCAGCGACGTGACGTTGAGAAAGAGCCACATCGGCGGGAACAGCCAGTCGGGCGGGGCGACGGCGGGCCGCTCGAAGTCGTTGTAAAACGCCTCGTCACCCCCCACGCCAGCGGGAAGGACACTCACGGCGTTGGCGGCGGCAAAGATGCCCAGGGCGTGCCACCAGCGGAACCGGGGGGCGGATCGGGAACGGGCTGAGGTCGTCACCATGAACCTCCTGGGAACAAGGGCTTCGATGGAACGCTCGTCGGGTAGGTTTTCGGAAGGAGGATCAGGCGCCGAGGCCGTCGATCAGGAGGGCCACGATCCAGGTCGCCAGGTCGGCGTCCCGCGGCGTTTCCCCTCCCGAGCCCATCTCGGAGATCAGGTCGAGGAAGGCCCAGGCGCTGCGCCCGGCGTCGTGGGGCCGCAATTCGCCCGAGGCCACGCCGTCTTCCATCACCTGGCGAATGTAGAGGTGGTTCAGGCGGAAGAAGTGGTCGAAGACGCGGTTCTGGTGCTCCTGGGACAGGAACCGCAGGGCGTCGCGCACCATCCGCCCCGTCTGCACCGGGCCGGAAAAGACGTAGGTAGCGATGGCGCTCAGCCGGGCGCGGGCGGTCGGGTGGTTCCGGATCACCTCCGCAAACCCGGCGGCGTCGCGCTCGATGGCCCGCCCGGCGATGTCGAGAACGATCTGTTCCTTGCCCCCCGGAAAGTGGTGGTACAGGCTCGCCTTGCGAACCCCCACCCGGTCGGCCACCGCGTCCATCGAAACCCCGAGGTAGCCGTATTCGTGCAGCAGCGCGCTGGCCGCTGCAAGCACCAGTTCGCGCGTGTCTCGGGCGTCTTCCTTGCGCGGGCGCGGCATAGGCTTCAACCCTAACCGTTCCCACAGGCCACCAGACGGCCCTCAGAGCCTCACCTCCTTTACCTACCAATTGGTAGTTTATGGGAGTTGGTCCCCGGGGACTGTGTGGGGCGCACATGATCAGGGGGAACCGAGGCGTTCGCTCCGGTTGAGGCTTTGCACCTGTAAAGTCGGCGGCGTCTCTCCGCCCTTCAACCTCCTCCGGGGAGCGTCATTTTTTGCCGTCTGACAGCGACTTTACCCCTCCTCGCGCGCCGTGTTAGCCTCACCTCGACCACAAGGAGGCAGGGCCGATGACGAGCACGCTGATGGAGGGCTTTCTCCCCTTCGAGCACGAACCGTACTTCCCGTTCAGCCGCGAGGACGTGGCGCAGGCGCAGCGGGAGGCCTACCGCCGGGTGCGTGAGCGGTACGTGGGCCGGACCTTCCCCATGTCCCTGGGGGGCGAGCGGGTGGAGGGCGGGGAGACGTTCGAGGTCCGCAACCCCGCCGACACGCGCGAGGTCGTGTGGCGTTTCCCGAAGGCGACACCCGAGCAACTGGAGCGGGCGGTGGCCTGCGCGAAGACGGCCTTCGAGACCTGGCGTTTTTCCGACCCCATGCAGCGGGCGACGATCTTCAAGCGGGCGGGCGAACTGCTGCGGGGGCGGCGGATGGAGTTCAACGCCGTGATGGGCCTGGAGAACGGTAAGAACTGGGCCGAGGCCGACGGCGAGGTCGCCGAGTGCGTGGACCACTTCGAGGTCTTCGCCCGCGAGACGCTGAAGTGGGCGCAGGGCAAGCCCGTCTACCCCATGCCCGACGAGCACGTCACCACCGTCTACGAGCCCATCGGCGTCGTCGCGGTGATCAGCCCGTGGAACTTCCCGGCGGCGATTCCGCTCGGCATGGCGCTGGGGGCCATCGCGGCGGGCAATACCGTCGTCTGGAAACCCGCCTCCGAGACGCCTCTGTCGAGCCTCCTCCTCGTGGAGCTGCTGTTCGAGGCGGGGCTGCCGCAGGGCGTGATCCAGTTCATCACCGGGACGGACGAGGTGCTGGGCGATCCGCTGGTGGACCACCGGGACGTGCGGATGATCGCCTTCACGGGCTCCAAGGAGATCGGCTGCCGGATCATGGAGCGCGCGGCGCGGGTGCAGCCGGGCCAGCGGTGGCTCAAGCGCGTCATGGCCGAGATGGGCGGCAAGGACCCGACGGTGGTGTGTGCCGACGCCGACCTCGACGCCGCCGCCACCGGGATCGTGCAGGCCGCCTTCGGGTACGCCGGGCAGAAATGCTCCGCGTGCAGCCGCGTGATCGCCGAGGAGGACGTGTACGACGCGCTGCTGGAGAAGGTCGTCTCCCTCGCCCGCGAGATCAGGGTCGGGTCGCCGGAGGAGAACGCCCCCCTGGGTCCCGTCATCCACGAGGGGAGCGCGCGGCGGATCATGGGCTACATCGAGAACGGGAAGAAGACGGCGCGGCTCGTCCTGGGTGGGGAGCGGGCGGGCAGCGGGGAGCGCGAGGGCGGATACGTCCAGCCGACCATCTTCGCGGACGTGGACCCGAAGGACCCCCTCTTCCAGGAGGAGATTTTCGGGCCGGTACTGACCTTCACCCGGGCGCGCGACTGGCGGCACGCCATCGACCTCGCCAACGACTCGGAGTACGGGCTGACCGCCGCCTTCTACAGCCGGGACCCCGCCAAGATCGAGGGGGCGCGGCGGCTGATGCACGTCGGGAACCTCTACATCAACCGCAAGTGTACGGGGGCTCTCTCCGGCACCCACGCTTTCGGCGGCTACGGGATGAGCGGCACGAACGCGAAGGTGGGCGGACCCGACTACCTGTTCTGGTTCCTTCAGACGAAGACGGTGGCGCAGAAGTATTGACTTAGCGGCGGGAGGAGGTCTGCAACCACGCCCGGGCCTCCTCCTCGGTGTGGACGAAGCGAATCGCGTTATGAGCCCTGTGTTCATAGGCCAATTCGGCGAAGCGTTCGCCGTGTGCGCCGAAATCCGGCAGGACCAGCGCGACCCGAATGCGGTAGTTCGTAAACTTCTGGAACGCCTCGCCCGCCAGCCCACTTCGCAGGCGGAAGAACTCGGGGGACAGGTCGGCTTCGGTCAGGATCAGGCCGTCTGCACCGAACGCCGCGCCCAGCACCTCGTTCACGTCCGCCAGCGTCCGCAGCGAGACACCCAGTTCGCCCGCCGTCCTGATTCGGGGAAATTCATCTGCCGTCATTCCTGCAACCTAACAGAGCCTCCTCTTCTGCAAAACTACGCCCATGACGACCGACCCCCCCACCGACCGCTTTGATCGCGCCCAGCTCGCCTTCGCCCGACTGCTGCCCAAGCTCTTCCGGGGCGGGCAGGCTTTTGTCGGCGTGGAGGCGTCCTTGAGCGGGCTGGACGCGGCGACGGCCACCCGGCGGCCCGACGGGCTGACCCACAGCGTGGCCGAACTCGTGGCGCACGTGAACTGGTGGAACCGCTGGATGCTGGACGTGATCGAGGAGGGGCGGGCGATGCCATATCCCAAGCACGCCGCCGACACCTGGCCCGCCGTGACGGAAGGCGACTGGCCGCGCGTGCGGGCCGAGTTCTACGAGCTGCTCGCCCGGGTGGACACGCACACCGCCCGGCCCGACCTCGCCAACCCGGTCAACCACGAGGAGACCATCGGGGAGCTGCTGGCGGATTTCGCGCTGCACACCGCACACCACTTCGGGCAGGTGATCACCGTGCGGCAGGCACTCGGGGCGTGGCCGCCTCCGGGGGGTGGGGACACGTGGTAGGGGAGCCGTCAGCGGTCAGCTCTCAGCCGTCAGCCTTCGGGAAGGCGGTCGGGAACCTATTTCCCGGCGGTCCGGCGAACGTCTCGTGGGAGCGGGCGCTGGAGGGGCTGGGGGCGGAGGACGCGGGGCACGTGCCGCCGGGGTTGCCTCATTCGGTGGCGCAGATCGTCGCGCACGTGGCCTTCTGGCAGGACTTCCTGCTGGAGGAGGCGGGGGGAGGCGCCCCGGTCCGACCCGAGCACGCGGCGGGCGGCTGGCCCGCGCCGGGACCGTGGGAGGAGGAGCGGGCCCAGCTCCTCGCGGGGCAGGGGCGGTTGCGGGTGCTGGCGCGTGACCCGGCCTTCACCTCCGGCTTGACCCATGAGGGTCACCCCTGGGCCGCGATGCTCGCCACCTTCGCGGGGCACGGCCTCTACCACCTCGGGCAGGTCGTGACCATCCGGCAGGCGCTCGGGCTGTGGCCGCCGCCGAGCGGGGGGGACACATGGTGAGGGAGCGGTCAGCGGTCAGCTCTCAGCCGTCAGCAAGGGACCTGACCCGGGCGCTCTCCGTCACCGAACTCAACGCCGGGGACTCCAGCCGCGCCTCGCACGTGTGGCGGGTGGAGTTGGCAGGGGGGCCGGTGATCGTGCGGCGCCCGTGGTGGACGACGCCCGACGTGAGCCCGTTCATGCTGGGACTGACGGGACTCTTCGGGACGGACCCGCGAGACCTGAGGGCGGTCTCGGCCACCTACGGCTGCTGGCGGGAGGTCGGGGTGTGGGCCGTGCCGGAGGTGCTGGGGCAGGTGGACTTCCGGGGCAGTTCGGCCCTCGTCGTGGAGTTCGTGGAGGGCGGCCCGTCCCGTGAGCTGCCGGAGGCGGACGCGGCAGAGCTGGGGCGGCGGGTCGCGCGGGTGCACGCTCATGCCCTCGGTGCTTTCGGAGACGTGCCGGGACGGACCCGCTTCCCCCTGACCGAGTTCTACCCGCGCGCCCTGAGCGTCGTGCGCGAGGTCGCCGCCCACTTCGACCCGGACGCCTGGGCCCCCCACTGGCCGGGGGCCGAGGCCGCCCTCACTGCCGCCCCCTCCCCCACCCGCGCCGTCCCCATGCTCCTCGACTGGGCGGGCTCGCAGTTCGTGTGGCGGGAGGGACAGCCCTTCGCCCTCGTGGACGTCGAGGCGTCGGCCCTCGCCCCGCCCGAACTCGACCTGTGCCTGTGGGAGTCGCTGCTGACCCCCGAAGGAGCGCAAGACTTCCGCGCCGGGTACGCCGAACGTCTCCCCTTCCCCGATCTCGATCCGCACCGCGCCGCCTGCCGCCTGATCCTGCGCGCAATGGAGGTCGAGGGCTCCCCACCCCTGCATGACTGGCTGGCCCTTCCGCCCCTCTTCTCCCTGACCGCTGAAAGCTGACGGCTGACCGCTCTCCCGCTTCCCCGAAAGGCCCCATGACCCACCCCAGCAGCGTCTTCTACCGCTCCCGCCAGCCCTCCCCGACCGCCGTGCGCGGCGAGGGCGTCTATCTCTTCGACGCGGAGGGCAGGCGCTACCTCGACGGCTCCTCGGGAGCGCTCGTCGCC
This window harbors:
- a CDS encoding TspO/MBR family protein yields the protein MVTTSARSRSAPRFRWWHALGIFAAANAVSVLPAGVGGDEAFYNDFERPAVAPPDWLFPPMWLFLNVTSLMALARIANDPEQTGDHRRVYALEGGGWVLFAAFNTLYFGLRSPVLGAADTAAGLTVGVGSLVYSLRVDRRAGLLILPRVLWLLLATSVSAWVARHNRDEFLSRRD
- a CDS encoding DinB family protein produces the protein MTTDPPTDRFDRAQLAFARLLPKLFRGGQAFVGVEASLSGLDAATATRRPDGLTHSVAELVAHVNWWNRWMLDVIEEGRAMPYPKHAADTWPAVTEGDWPRVRAEFYELLARVDTHTARPDLANPVNHEETIGELLADFALHTAHHFGQVITVRQALGAWPPPGGGDTW
- a CDS encoding DUF4180 domain-containing protein; translated protein: MTADEFPRIRTAGELGVSLRTLADVNEVLGAAFGADGLILTEADLSPEFFRLRSGLAGEAFQKFTNYRIRVALVLPDFGAHGERFAELAYEHRAHNAIRFVHTEEEARAWLQTSSRR
- a CDS encoding TetR/AcrR family transcriptional regulator, whose product is MPRPRKEDARDTRELVLAAASALLHEYGYLGVSMDAVADRVGVRKASLYHHFPGGKEQIVLDIAGRAIERDAAGFAEVIRNHPTARARLSAIATYVFSGPVQTGRMVRDALRFLSQEHQNRVFDHFFRLNHLYIRQVMEDGVASGELRPHDAGRSAWAFLDLISEMGSGGETPRDADLATWIVALLIDGLGA
- a CDS encoding restriction endonuclease subunit S, which produces MLEREALEAVRQILGRIRTSTVRPKVFVLPWSLLGQWGFEAGIRAQLPPTQASFPEVLISQVCTISSGGTPPRYRKDYFGGPIPWVKTTEVRDAVIEGTEETLTEAGLQSSSARVYPQGSLIVAMYGQGATRGRTAKLGIEAATNQACAVLTNFDSRIEPDYLWVYLMSEYEHLRALASGNNQPNLNAGMIATYPLPLPPLDVQRELVARVAEARAEAGRLRKEARRLREETRAEVEAMILGTGLAATADS
- a CDS encoding DinB family protein → MVGEPSAVSSQPSAFGKAVGNLFPGGPANVSWERALEGLGAEDAGHVPPGLPHSVAQIVAHVAFWQDFLLEEAGGGAPVRPEHAAGGWPAPGPWEEERAQLLAGQGRLRVLARDPAFTSGLTHEGHPWAAMLATFAGHGLYHLGQVVTIRQALGLWPPPSGGDTW
- a CDS encoding DUF4127 family protein, translated to MSASPRLLLIPPDTRPPTLDLPAGLARMTGAEVRVPPTEALPHFFTPGDTDRLREWLLDEAGHADVLVVCLETLCLGGMIPARRVSDPLDLALERLGALREARRLNPGLRVSAFGVIVRVAHDNDPHEEKPYYGEWGRELRAYSGAFDRHARHGEGERAALEAARSAVPADVLADWVGTRERNRALHLAALDLLAQGTLTHLCLTLDDTTPYGLAALDRRMLEARADELGVWDRLDVYPGADEVPCALVARALRPERARAWVRYSGTLGAGAELLYEDRPAGELVRAHLRAAGCVPADSPAEADFILAVNTPGTRQASFQPDFTGVDTPHRHLPAFVDGLRDDLAAGRAVSLADIAYPNGAERRLWTLIQDLPLARLAGYGAWNTAGNTLGSAVAFGKLAPLVGDRAAHTEALFSRMVDDALYQAFARTEIRARLDNPSPFDLGEQRDAAEAHLREIVTPRVRALWERHFAGTGLSLEVGEAHLAWPRLFTGVFPLSVRAAEEQDWAVREG
- the argC gene encoding N-acetyl-gamma-glutamyl-phosphate reductase; protein product: MTGSEQRSVAIVGGSGYAGGEFLRLALGHPHLKVTQVTSERSAGQPVSLVHPNLRGRTNLKFRKAAELEEADIIVLALPHGSAAGRIGEFEGKGRVVVDLSADFRLKDPEVYRATYGEDHPTPEKLGEWVYGNPELHREELRGATRIACAGCFATGVILALYPLLKLGVLLPRDIIATGLVGSSAAGASATEASHHPERAGSLRVYKPVGHRHTAEVQQELPGNFPIHLTAISTPRVRGILSTVQAWIPDGYSDRDVWSAYREVYGAEPFIRIVKVARGIHRYPDPMLLDGTNYCDLGFEMDVDSGRVVLMSAIDNLVKGTAGHAIQSLNVAHGWEETTGLEFAGLHPA
- a CDS encoding Brp/Blh family beta-carotene 15,15'-dioxygenase; amino-acid sequence: MLNILEPRATPVAGARPASVPLALVTLPWAAVGALLLGWWTAPHLLERFIFVPLLLSVVLFGLPHGALDHLVPGRLGWAWGRRPRWVVLYCVLYAALAGLYLLAWRFAPLPALWVFLLVSALHWGQGDLHFLEAGLGRRRPARWSAPLALLARGSLPILVPLLAFTGDFERLARGAALAFGGQVEVAALLPPDVRTLLTLGLAGLLALYALDTLRAASPGRRALELAEAALLLLLFLTVPAPLSIGVYFTLWHAWRHLGRLLALGTGQARHPSRRGAPRLAADLLPITLAALGMLGGLYLWAAPRVASVETFTALYLALIAALTLPHALVVALMDVPPRTRETAHAG
- a CDS encoding L-glutamate gamma-semialdehyde dehydrogenase — protein: MTSTLMEGFLPFEHEPYFPFSREDVAQAQREAYRRVRERYVGRTFPMSLGGERVEGGETFEVRNPADTREVVWRFPKATPEQLERAVACAKTAFETWRFSDPMQRATIFKRAGELLRGRRMEFNAVMGLENGKNWAEADGEVAECVDHFEVFARETLKWAQGKPVYPMPDEHVTTVYEPIGVVAVISPWNFPAAIPLGMALGAIAAGNTVVWKPASETPLSSLLLVELLFEAGLPQGVIQFITGTDEVLGDPLVDHRDVRMIAFTGSKEIGCRIMERAARVQPGQRWLKRVMAEMGGKDPTVVCADADLDAAATGIVQAAFGYAGQKCSACSRVIAEEDVYDALLEKVVSLAREIRVGSPEENAPLGPVIHEGSARRIMGYIENGKKTARLVLGGERAGSGEREGGYVQPTIFADVDPKDPLFQEEIFGPVLTFTRARDWRHAIDLANDSEYGLTAAFYSRDPAKIEGARRLMHVGNLYINRKCTGALSGTHAFGGYGMSGTNAKVGGPDYLFWFLQTKTVAQKY
- a CDS encoding ROK family protein; translated protein: MQDGAAPPLLALDIGGTSIRAALIEDGRVTGRHETHTPKPAFPDAVIAAALGLAAPLVPQASALGVACAGATAGGRVTATAAHTFPSWTDIPLAERLGTGLGLPCAVLNDARAAAWGEFAAGAGRGAGEFMFITVSTGVGAGLVLGGRLHLAANGLDAELGFVSVPAAWSPGMEVPALGPLGPLEFETSGTALNERARLLGHPDARALCDAAEAGDAVADTAYTHSAARIAWKIADVAALLGVTRVALGGSVGLRPGYLARVQEALAHFPARYRPEVVHAELGADAGLIGAALWARGQG